One window of the Acetonema longum DSM 6540 genome contains the following:
- a CDS encoding transposase, producing the protein MTFSESVKKVLLEKIQNMAACPGPFVRNPGSDFTRTRKLDFATTIRCLIAMESGSLKKELLELFHYHPDTATVSAFNQQRQKILPEALEVLFREFNKAFAQYQTYRGYRLLACDGTDLNIPRNSRDPDNYFQSNPGEKGFNQLHLNALYDLCSRRYTDAVIQPGRKNNECRALADMIDRCDAGSKTIFIADRGYESYNIFAHTEQRDMFYLVRVRD; encoded by the coding sequence ATGACGTTTTCTGAAAGCGTGAAAAAGGTACTGCTGGAAAAAATACAGAACATGGCCGCCTGCCCCGGGCCGTTTGTACGGAATCCAGGCAGCGATTTTACAAGAACACGAAAGCTTGATTTTGCCACAACCATTCGGTGTCTGATTGCCATGGAAAGCGGCAGCCTGAAAAAAGAATTGTTGGAGCTTTTCCACTACCATCCTGACACTGCAACGGTCTCGGCTTTTAACCAACAACGCCAAAAAATACTGCCGGAAGCGTTAGAGGTTCTCTTCCGGGAGTTCAACAAAGCCTTTGCACAATACCAAACATACCGTGGATATCGATTGCTCGCCTGTGATGGCACCGACTTGAACATCCCTCGAAATTCAAGGGATCCGGACAATTATTTTCAGTCCAACCCTGGAGAAAAGGGGTTTAATCAACTCCATTTGAACGCCCTGTACGATCTATGTAGCAGGCGCTATACCGACGCCGTCATCCAGCCGGGGAGAAAAAATAACGAGTGCCGCGCCCTAGCGGACATGATCGACAGATGCGATGCCGGGAGCAAGACGATCTTTATCGCAGATCGCGGCTATGAATCCTACAACATTTTTGCCCACACCGAACAGCGGGATATGTTTTATCTGGTGCGGGTACGGGAT